The nucleotide window AATGAATATAAATATCGAGTTGATCTTTAAGTGCCAATAGGTCTTGCTTCGTAAAATCTTGAGGGTACAATTGAGCAAGGCGAAGtagcttttctttgtcaaaagcTACAAAAGAATCATTTGGACTCAAACTAGCCAAACAAATGAGCAATTCGGTACTTGTTTCATTGAAGCGATCATTTAACTCTATAAGCTGGGAATCAATGACAACAAAAAAGAGCTCCACTTTGTAACGATGATGGTTGTTCTTTTTGTGGGTATTACGGCGCGACCTCCTATGAGCTACATATGTCTCATCCATGTTAATAACCTCAATATGATGTTGGACACAAAATGACAAtactttgtcaaccaaaaagtCAAACCCCTCATCATTCCTCATTCGTGATTCCCAATATAGATTTCATCAAAAATAGGAGAAACATAAACTGAAAAGATTGTATGTCTTTCAATAACCTATTTGCTTCAGCCACACTATCATTGGTATTATCATCAACAATCATTTCAAGCACATTGACCACAGATGAGAACACAGTAATCAAACTAATCAAAGTCCCATAATGTGAATTCCATCTTGTAGCTCCGGCACGTTTGAGACTAGTTTCTTGATTTAAGCCTCGTCCTGTAATAAAAGAATCATTTTCAAGAGCTTTCATAAGTTCTTTTTGTTGCATCTATCTAAGTGCATCACGACGCTTACATGAAGCTCCAATATTATTTACCACATTATTAGCC belongs to Malus sylvestris chromosome 17, drMalSylv7.2, whole genome shotgun sequence and includes:
- the LOC126611903 gene encoding uncharacterized protein LOC126611903, producing MGVIERFVGVQHVPDTTSNTLKESIDAFIHFNELSFSNLRGQGYDSASNMKGRGLNQETSLKRAGATRWNSHYGTLISLITVFSSVVNVLEMIVDDNTNDSVAEANRLLKDIQSFQFMFLLFLMKSILGITNEE